Part of the Methanomassiliicoccales archaeon genome is shown below.
GGCGCAACGACCTGTTCTACCTGTTCATGTGGCTGAGGGGCTTGAACGTCACCTCCTTCCTTATTTCCGAAACGTCCCCGGACCAGATGTTCAACAGCCGCTTCGAGGAGGGCTACCTGGCCGACGGGGTCATATCCTTGAAACTGCAGAACATCGGGGAGGCGGACGTGCAGCGCCGCATACGCGCGGTGAAATTGCGCTCCACGAACCACAAGACCGGATACTTCTCCCTCATGTTCAGCGACGGGATGTTCCGGGCCACCCAGGTCATCAACGAATGATGGCTGGGACGCCATTCTCTAAACATTTTTATATCCCCTTCCCATTGCATCGCCTACCTAAGGGCTCATGGTCTAGCGGTTATGACGTCTGCTTCACACGCAGAAGGTCGCCGGTTCGAATCCGGCTGGGCCCACCATGTCTCTTATCCAGACAATTATTTTTTGATTTCAATTATTAACTCGGAAAAATAGTAAAACTGGCTAAGCTAACCTTTTTGCCCCCTTTGGGCTTGCTATATATCCTTCAGAATTCCGGTCCTGAAATTTATTCGGGGTTTTTCAATCCTAGGGAGATACATACATTTTTATTCCGTGAATTATCTACTATAAATTAATATCGAAATACTTTTAAGTGAGTATTTAATTAAGGTCAGGAAAGGTGACCTATTTGGCCAAGATAAAAATAGAGAACGTCGTGGCTTCCACTACCCTCGGGGAAGAGCTTGACCTTCAATCAATCGCCCTCGCCCTGGACGGCGCGGAGTACGAGCCGGAGCAGTTCCCAGGCTTGATCTATCGGCTGAAGGACCCCAAGACCGCGACGCTGCTCTTCCGCAGCGGGAAGGTCGTGTGCACAGGCGGCAGGTCATTGTCCCAAGTCGAGGCGGCCATAAGCAAGGTCGTGAAGCAACTCGAGAAGGCCGGCATCAAGATCAAGGCAACACCGAAGGTCGTAGTGCAGAACATCGTGGCCTCTTCCGATCTGGGCCAGGAGATCAACCTGAACGCCATCGCCATCTCCCTGGGCCTGGAGAGAGTGGAGTACGAGCCGGAGCAGTTCCCTGGGCTCGTCTACCGCATCGATGAGCCGAAGGTCGTCGTGCTCCTGTTCGGCTCTGGAAAGCTGGTCTGCACCGGTGCCAAGGTGGAGGAGGACGCTGAGGTGGCGGTGAAAAAGATCACTGAGGAACTGAAGGCCGCGGGCTTATTGAAGTGAGCTTCGCTTTCCCATGCCCTCTGGTATATCGACGATATGCCAGAGGATCCTTGATTCAATATTACCTTTACCGATCCCATTCCTGTTTGAGTAGGCATAACTGAAAAAAAGTGTAAGGGGGCAAGCTCCTGAACTTGCTTGCACGTTTGGCAAGGGGGCCGGCTCCTCCAGTCTGTCTCGATCACTCACCCACGATAGGTATTTCGTCCTGTGGAACGGGGTAGATCGACTCGGTGGTCAGCTTGGCCCTGTTCAACAGAACGAACACACCGGCCAACAGAGCGAGCAGGCCAGCTATCACATAGCTGAAAGCGTATCCAGAGCTGGCATCGGCGAACCCTCCGATAACGAGGCTGGCCAGAACCGGACCGACGGACATGCCTATCGTCAGGATCATCGAGTTCACCGCTGTTGTCGATCCAAAGTTCTCCTTGGAACAGGCGCACCGGGAGGACGTCCTTCGCCATCCCCATGAGCAGCGTTATTGCGCCCATTCCGATGCCCTGAACGGCACGGAACACGATGAGAGAGCAGGTCCCAAAATATCGCGGCACCGATTATGCCGATCATAT
Proteins encoded:
- a CDS encoding TATA-box-binding protein, with the protein product MTYLAKIKIENVVASTTLGEELDLQSIALALDGAEYEPEQFPGLIYRLKDPKTATLLFRSGKVVCTGGRSLSQVEAAISKVVKQLEKAGIKIKATPKVVVQNIVASSDLGQEINLNAIAISLGLERVEYEPEQFPGLVYRIDEPKVVVLLFGSGKLVCTGAKVEEDAEVAVKKITEELKAAGLLK